The following proteins come from a genomic window of Streptomyces sp. Sge12:
- a CDS encoding thiolase family protein, whose product MSIRTVRDVYVVDAVRTPIGKFGGALAGVRPDDLAAHVVRALVERTPDLDPARIDDVVFGDANGAGEDNRDVARMAVLLAGLPVSVPGVTVNRLCGSGLEAVVQAARAIALGDASVAIAGGVESMSRAPWVVQKPERAFPAGHQQMWSTTLGWRMTNPRMPEEWTGSLGEGAELVADKHGITREAQDAFALESHRKAAAAWSAGLYDNEVVPYPGVDLVRDECIREGSTPEALARLKPAFRSDGTGTVTAGNASPLNDGAAALLLTDEEGLAATGREPLARISASAVTGIEPQLFGLGPVDAVGRALAKSGRGLADLAAFELNEAFAAQALGCLAAWPELDPAVVNPRGGAIAIGHPLGASGARLAGSVAHQLAAAGSGTGMAALCIGVGQGIALVLER is encoded by the coding sequence ATGAGCATCCGCACCGTCCGCGACGTGTACGTCGTCGACGCCGTCCGCACCCCGATCGGCAAGTTCGGCGGCGCCCTCGCCGGGGTCCGGCCGGACGACCTGGCCGCGCACGTCGTGCGCGCGCTCGTGGAGCGCACGCCCGACCTCGATCCGGCCCGTATCGACGACGTCGTCTTCGGTGACGCCAACGGCGCGGGCGAGGACAACCGGGACGTGGCCCGCATGGCGGTCCTGCTGGCGGGGCTGCCCGTGAGCGTCCCGGGGGTCACCGTCAACCGGCTGTGCGGGTCCGGGCTCGAAGCCGTGGTCCAGGCCGCCCGCGCCATCGCACTGGGCGACGCCTCCGTGGCGATCGCGGGCGGGGTCGAGTCGATGAGCCGCGCCCCCTGGGTCGTGCAGAAGCCGGAACGGGCCTTCCCGGCCGGCCACCAGCAGATGTGGTCCACCACCCTGGGGTGGCGGATGACCAACCCGCGGATGCCCGAGGAGTGGACCGGCTCGCTCGGCGAGGGCGCCGAACTCGTCGCCGACAAGCACGGCATCACCCGTGAGGCACAGGACGCCTTCGCCCTGGAGAGCCACCGCAAGGCGGCGGCCGCCTGGTCCGCCGGCCTGTACGACAACGAGGTCGTCCCGTACCCCGGCGTGGACCTGGTGCGCGACGAGTGCATTCGGGAGGGTTCCACGCCCGAGGCGCTGGCCAGGCTGAAGCCGGCCTTCCGCTCGGACGGCACCGGGACGGTCACCGCCGGCAACGCCTCCCCGCTCAACGACGGTGCCGCCGCTCTGCTGTTGACCGACGAGGAGGGCCTGGCGGCCACCGGCCGGGAGCCGCTCGCCCGGATCAGCGCCTCCGCCGTCACCGGGATCGAGCCCCAGCTCTTCGGCCTCGGACCGGTGGACGCCGTCGGCCGGGCGCTCGCCAAGTCCGGCCGCGGGCTCGCCGATCTCGCCGCCTTCGAACTCAACGAGGCTTTCGCGGCGCAGGCGTTGGGGTGCCTCGCGGCCTGGCCCGAGCTCGACCCGGCCGTGGTCAACCCGCGCGGCGGCGCCATCGCCATCGGGCATCCCCTCGGCGCCTCCGGCGCCCGGCTGGCCGGCTCGGTCGCGCACCAGCTGGCGGCGGCGGGTTCCGGCACCGGTATGGCGGCGCTGTGCATCGGGGTCGGGCAGGGCATCGCGCTCGTCCTGGAGCGCTGA
- a CDS encoding LacI family DNA-binding transcriptional regulator: protein MSQSSKSPQPPTPASGSTTPPPPVPTSADVARLAGVSRATVSYVLNNAEAVRISEPTRRKVREAAEELGYVPHAAARSLRAGHTRIVLLPTSHVPIGPLYSTFLNELQWALRRLDYTVVQYGSLGLSGDEAVRAWAELRPVAVLSLGEISLSARNVATLKRAGARAVITMGPVGVPGAHALVMDQQEVGVRAAAHLVERGRGRIGVVVPEEEGLELFSVPRLNGARSVEGAEVSALPMAYSEESAAALAARWRGLGLDAAFAYNDEYAMLLMRALQDEGLRVPEDVAVVGADDLLIGRLLRPRLSTVRLEMPTGAHLASLVDHAVREPSEVTERHDLMAAAAIPREST, encoded by the coding sequence ATGTCTCAGTCATCGAAATCGCCGCAGCCGCCGACCCCGGCCTCCGGATCGACCACCCCGCCGCCCCCCGTTCCGACGAGCGCCGACGTCGCCCGCCTCGCCGGTGTCTCGCGCGCGACGGTTTCGTACGTCCTGAACAACGCCGAAGCCGTGCGCATCAGCGAACCGACCCGGCGCAAGGTCCGTGAGGCCGCCGAGGAGCTCGGCTACGTCCCGCACGCGGCCGCCCGCAGCCTGCGCGCGGGACACACCAGGATCGTCCTGCTGCCCACCTCACACGTGCCGATCGGGCCGCTCTACAGCACCTTCCTCAACGAACTCCAGTGGGCGCTGCGCCGTCTCGACTACACCGTGGTGCAGTACGGGAGCCTCGGACTCAGCGGGGACGAAGCCGTACGGGCCTGGGCGGAACTGCGCCCGGTGGCGGTCCTGTCCCTCGGCGAGATCTCCCTCTCCGCCCGCAACGTGGCCACCCTCAAGCGGGCCGGGGCCCGCGCGGTGATCACCATGGGGCCGGTCGGCGTGCCCGGGGCGCACGCGCTCGTCATGGACCAGCAGGAGGTCGGCGTCCGGGCCGCCGCCCACCTCGTCGAGCGCGGACGCGGGCGGATCGGTGTGGTCGTCCCGGAGGAGGAGGGCTTGGAGCTGTTCTCCGTACCCCGGCTCAATGGCGCCCGTTCGGTGGAGGGCGCCGAGGTCTCGGCCCTCCCGATGGCCTACTCCGAGGAGTCGGCCGCAGCCCTCGCGGCCCGCTGGCGCGGGCTCGGGCTGGACGCCGCCTTCGCGTACAACGACGAGTACGCGATGCTGCTGATGCGGGCCCTCCAGGACGAGGGGCTCCGCGTCCCCGAGGACGTGGCCGTCGTCGGCGCCGACGACCTGCTCATCGGGCGGCTGCTGCGGCCGAGGCTGAGCACGGTGCGCCTGGAGATGCCGACCGGCGCCCATCTGGCCTCGCTGGTGGACCACGCGGTGCGCGAGCCGTCCGAGGTCACCGAGCGGCACGACCTGATGGCGGCCGCCGCCATTCCCCGGGAGTCGACCTGA